Part of the Archocentrus centrarchus isolate MPI-CPG fArcCen1 chromosome 4, fArcCen1, whole genome shotgun sequence genome is shown below.
taatttttaaaagtatAATACACTTCTGCAAAGGCAGGGGACTGCTGCTGTTTAACTTTAAATCCTTAATTTAGTAGTGTGatgctttttatttgttatttttatatgtttctGTAACATTGTACAGTTTTAGATGTTACTGAGGATCTCTCCCGGTTAGCGTTCTTATTCAGAATTGCTCTGTCCAGTgcagttatttcagtttttttatacCATATTCAGGTCATGTGACCTATCGTTTCAAAGCACTGCACACTCATAACCTTCTCTTCTTAAGCTGATGTTACttcattatttgtgtgtgtgtttctctctatAGATGCCACAATACATGGGGAGTTCAGAATGCGGCTGGAGAGATTACTGTCAGGAGCAGGCCTCTCTGCCTGAGCTGCCTTTTTCCCAGTGTCCCTGTCCTTCCCGCAGTCTGCCATGGCAGAACTCGTCCATGGAAAATGGTACACAGCTTATTAATCAGCATATATAAACAATAGCATTGTTATCAGTTTCAGCATTGCCTtcatgttttgttctttgtgcaGGATACCAGCTCAGAGCCTCTATTTACTCATACGGTCCAGCTGAGAGTCAGCCCTCGCCTTTCTCACTGGACGCCAGCATCAGATCAGCAGAGGCACTTTCAGGTACACGAATACTTTCAgttcacttttttcccccccgaGCTATAAAATCGGGAAGGAGGTCTGTTAATCCTCTACTGAGAGTCAAACTTCaggtctcatttaaaaaaagacaaagatccATCTATGTATGCCAAGCAGCAAGTGCATACTTACATAACCTCCACACAGCTGAAAATGTTACTGTATGACACATGCAATGTggcatttaaaagtaaaataggaGTGAAATTTGTTAATGCTTCGCAAAGGTCAAAATATTACTCATTTCACGAAAGTCTGCGtttctttgctttatttataGCGTTTTAATTTCAATTCTTCCATTTAGAGGATGTTCTGTATCCCGCTGCAGGCTACCATTTCTATCGACTGTACTCTACCAAACAGCTACAGACAAAATCAGCGACTCATTTATAAAGGAAGTGGAATATCTAGCAGCTAAAGAGCAGGAATTAGTGGAATTTCATTAGGCAGACAACTGTGACTATAAACTAAAGTTTAGTTATATTTAGAGTCTGCTGGTAGTTTGTTGCATGCAATATGTggctaattttatttatttactctgcCCCCTAGTGGTCAGAAATAAATGAACGCAGCTTTAATCAAAGTTGGGGATGGAGCGCGTTCTAACTAGCTTCAGGTTTTGGTCTAAGTTTTTAGCAACACATTTGAAGGAATTTCATGTCCGATGTAAATCTTGCCACACAGATTCTGCTTCTTCAAAAACTAAAGGTTCCAGTACTGACGGAGACTTTGTCTACTCGGTCTATGCTGCTCGCCAGAGAACTCCTAGATGTAGCAGCATGTAGAGCATTACAATAATTCGTCGCAGAAAGCAAATTTCTAAATTCTAACGCCAACACCCAACAATACAACAGCATGTGTTCTTAATTTGGACTGTGGTGACCACTACAtggttcattttttaaaagtaaaacaaagactGACCAtcaaagagtttaaaaaaagtctTTTCAGCTACCTTCAATCTGTGTGCTCTTCTCCTCCAGACTTCCGTCTGCACGTGTCTGTATATTACCGGGACACTCTGGTGAGGGAGGTGACCACTTCCACTCCGGAAGGCTGCCACATCACTCCGTGCACCCCGGAGAAGCACTATCTGACGCCTGGAGGTCAGGAGGTGGTGCCCCTGCCTGTGGAGAGCCTCTCACCTCAGAGGAGGCCAGACGAGTGTCCTCCGAGTCCATCGGCCAGCCTAGAGAGGGGAGTGCTGCTGTGGATGCGAGCAGACGGACTCTACGCCCGTAGGCTGTGCCCGAGCAGGGTGTACTGGCAGGGAGGCCCGTCGCCGTACGGAGACAAACCCAACAAGCTGGAGAGAGACGTCACCTGTAAACTGCTCCACACACAGGACTACCTCACAGGTGAGATGGCAGGAGCTCAACTCTGAGTATCTCTGTTCAGCAATCAGTTGCAttcagttattctttcattaaaAGGATCAAGGATTTACAATGGCATAAAGAGCTAGTTCTCACTTTTTTGTGTATTATGTGTGTCTGTTACTGTTCTTCCAAATGAAAGCAGGTTTTAAAAGACTCACATAGGACACCATACCTAATTCCCCAAGTACTTTCCTATATCTTAATCATCAGCGTGGTATACTGGATAATTCTGATTGATTCACATAAGAACTCACACCTTACTGTGTGTAGAAAAATCAGATTATTCCTGAAGCGCAGAAGCCCAGTGCAGGAAGGTGGACTAAAGCCATCTACTGTAAAATTTGGATTTCATTCAACATCAATCTACCTATGAGCAAAACTAAATAAGACTCACTACTCAGCTCATTTTCTGTAAGTCACTTAATGACACACTGCAGCAGCCAAGAATTACTTGTTAAAGTAGTACTTGATGATAAGCTGATAGTCACATGACTTCTACACAGCCACATCATCTCCACCCACATGTTAAACAGCTCCAGCTGTGAAAGCTAATTGTATTTGCATACCTGGTGTGACCAGGACTTTCCATTCGATTCACTCTAAATGTCATGCCACTTCAAGTGAAATTCTTCTGAAATGATCACTTCTGATGTATTTTAGATGTCAGAGCTGCTATTGATGCCTTTTTCATCTGTTTCCCTACGATCAGAGTTTCAGAGCTATGGCCGGCCACCGTCCCGTTTCCAGGTCCTCCTGAATTTCGGAGACGAGTGTCTGGACCCGCAGAGACAAAGACGGACCCTCACTGTCCAGGTGACTGCTGCCCCAGCGTTTAACCACTGATTATCTTCGAGATTGCTTTCATTATTGTCATTTTTGTGCTGGGGATCAGTGAAGCCTAATGTTTACTGGGAAGCTGACAGTGTTCTTAAAATCAAAACTAAGATTTGAAAGGTTCAAAGTGCACTGTTGAAACTTTAAAGTAtagtctgaaaagtgaaaaatagGATTTGAAAGTTAAAACCAAAGGTTTGAAAGTCTGCTGGACCTTCTTCATAGTCATAACGTCGACAGTGTTTCATAACAAAATTTAGTTTCTAAATAAGTCGTCCTGAGATTCAGCACCAGCCGGGCTCCAGTGTCACCCTCCCACATCTTTGAATTCGatttaaagtgaaaatgaatgggCTGAGTGAAGATTCACATCTTTGAGATACAAACTAATCACGCAGCTGAGGTTTAACCAAACCAGGAATAATTTGCCTTTCTCTAGTTTGACTTCCCAAAACAGTTTCATAAAACAAAGCTAGAAAAGCAGCGAGCTCTTCCTGGATCTCTCTGATCAGTCAAACACCCACATGATAGGAAAAGTGCTAAATCCCTTCTGAGCATCAAAGCCAAGTTACTCTGCTCAGTGGACTAAATAGTGAACTGACAGCAGGCTTTAATACATCCCAAACTGCAACAAATGCATTGGTATATGCAGTGTGCGTTGAGGTAACCCAAGTTAGGGTTGTTTTTGGTCAGGTTTTCTTTAAAGTAATGAAACACAGACCTTCAGCTAGTAATTCTTACACTTTTAAATCCTCTTATAACTCATATTACATCGTGCCACGCTGAATGCTTTTTGCTGACCTCCTCGGCCCTCTTGTGCTGCAGGTGGAGCCTCTGTTCACCAGGCAGCTCCTGTACTACGCCCAGCAGCCGGGCGGCCACTACTACCGCAGCTACGAGCATCCGGGAGTCACGGAGCACATTAGCGCCTCCGAGGACTACCAGAGGGCCATCCCAcatcaccacagcagcagcctgcaggAGTGAACTGTGCGGGTTTAAGTGACTGTTGGAAAAGTCGTGATGACATTTTACACGGCAGGCGAGAAAAATCTGAGACGAGGACAAAGTGGACAGTGGTATACAAGACGGACATTAAGTCAGCAACCGTCTGCCCTGTGTGGTTTTTGTATCTGTGTGTCTTAAGTCAAAAATACAgtgttatatttttcttttccttgttgtgttttttaGGGCACAATGAGTGTTTCCATGCTTACTCATAGAAAGTATAAAAGGTGAACGTAGCTACTGTGATGTCATCCACTGGATTCTGATGTCCCATTTTGAAGCTTTGAGATGAGGGTTTGCTCACTGACTTGTCAATCATgagttgttagccaatgagcaaaccattttgaaacatatatgatgaagattttaaaaaaatagatcaCAATTTTTATTCATTGTGACCTGGGTTTAAAGTATTTACTGCATTGGCTTCGTTTTTCTGACCTGGCAGCTAtggctgtattttattttatttttttatattattttttttactgtctatGTGCTTACTATGCAaaagaaactgacagctgagctGATTGTACTATAGGAAActgtgagcaaaaaaaaagtgccttaAAAAAATAGTCCCATGTTTAGGAAAATGTACTTAACCACTTTTTGTGCCAGGGGTTGCATTACAAACTCAATGCCTTTAACGAACCAATCAAATCCAGGCAGTGGCTAGTAGCTGGTGAGCTAAGCTTAGCCTAGCTTAGCTTAGTGTAaggactacaaaaaaaaaacagaaaaagagccTGAAACCAACCAAAAGTACCTTCTGATACTTTCTAAAGCAAACCAGCAAAcatgttttatcatttttagtCTGAATTAAAACTGAACTGTATCAGCTACTCATCTTTTTGTTTGGGACCGCTAATGTCCGCCAGCTGTAGAGGGTCAACATTTAACTCTGCTGTAAAACTGGAAATTGACAAACACTGATGAGATATTACATTCAAATTAGTAAGAACCCAATTTTATATTTGGACAGAACCGTGAAGGCATTTCAGGACTTTGTGCTAAGTTAAGTTAAGCTAAGCTGAGCTAAACCAGGCTAAGCTAAGGAGCTACCGGCTCCAGCTGGTTTATTTGTGTGCCTGGTATCACTCATCTTATCTGGTTATCTGcaagaaagtgaagaaaaaaaaatagaataaaaaaaaaattttttttctttgtaaatactTTTCTGTTAGGAGACACTATCACCCTCATGTAGTAAATTATGAATGGAGTCTAATGCCtggctgtgtgggtgtgtcactgtgtgtgtgcgtgcgtgcatgggtgtgagagaaagaaactCAGGGAGCTGATTTTAGATAAGCTTTTTTAACTCAATTTTGTATCAAATAGTtatgttaaatgtaaatgtcaCACAGCAGATCTGAGAAAGAGTTCAGCTTGAAGTttgatggggtttttttgtttgtttgttttttttaaagtgtcatttccttcaaaacaaataaaaaataaaacataagaaGTGACGAGATCTGTTCATAACTGTGTGAGCTCTATGGTAACATCAGCGCTACGCGTGAGTGTCTGAACAGGAAATGTGGTTCAGATGCAGGATGTGACTGGTTAATCAAACACGGGTTATAACAAACAATATGATGACATCAAGAGGGgcggagagagaggaagaggttGGTTTTCCGTGCAGCGCTCGAGAGAAAGTCTTCTATGGCTTCTGCTCACAGATTAGAGTCTGTTTCCACTTTCATGGAAAACAACCATAAAACCCCACAACAATATTTCTGGAACTGCCGCAAAATGATTTAGAAGACGAGCAGTGGAGAAAGGGAGATGCCATCGGTTCCTGAGGTTACTTGTGAAAAATGATTCAGAAAGCTGACTTTCAAAGCAAATGCTCAATGAGGTTTTCAGGAGTTTGTGTGCAccttaataaacaaaatatcaaaaatgaaAGTGGGGGGTTACAGCTCTCTGGTTGGTcagacggcctcacatttgactctagaatactttaatATGCAGAGGAGTTCATAGTTGACTCAGGGACTGGAAGGTGCCCAggtcatcacccctccaccaccgtgctttacagctggtatgaggtgttggtgctctgtttggttttctccaaactgcGCATTATGGCCAAATATCTCCACGGTGGTGCTGCCTGTCCAAAGAACATTGTTCCACAAATcttgtttgttcagatgcagctttgcagaccGAAGCCGTGCTGCCGTGTTCTTTTTAGAGCTAAGAGTCTtcctcctggcaacccttccaaacaagccgcagttgttcagtctatttgctgtcagaaaatgtaatgtttaacatgctaactgaggcctgcagagtctgagatggagctctcgggtttctgtgcagtttctttggtctgaccttggggtgaatcagctcggacgtccactcctgggaagattttTGGCACTGTGTTAAAACACACCTGAacgctccagaccagcaaactgccaaaacgtctgctttagtgctcacacttgctggaGTCCAGGTTGCTACAGTCCcccattatatttttaatatcatgCTTATGTGAGATTTACTAATGATATGAAAAAGGCCTCATTAGCTAAAAAGTGAGAATTCAAGACTGAAAGTTACAAAGTGACTAAAACTTTAAACTAGGAATTGATCAATAACTGTTATGATTGACTGATAGACTGAACTTGTTATATTACATCATATTATGCATATATACACCAACATTATGATGTCAGTTACAATAGTAATAGTATCCTATCAATGAGACAAAGACTAATCAAAAATAGGCCACCTACTTAAATGCCACACATTtccagtgtgttttgttttttgctaatCTTGGGAaatactgtaacttttttttttttttaacccagctGCACAACATCTGTGTTAAAAACAGGTCCAATGAAGGGGACAACTTTTCTGTGATGCGTCAGATTTCTCCATCCTTTTATTTACCCACTCACAGCAaagaaaactgcagatgaaacagattttttttttttttttttttttttttttgaagccgGTCTTGTCATGTTGTCTCCTGAATGGAACACAATACtggtgaataaaaataaagaagaaagaaaaaaaaaactccccgTTCTCACCTCTGTTACTGTAAACAGAGAGCTGGTGGAGAGCGGATAAGGTTTTGGGGTTTTGAACTTATTTTGTGAATGAATCCGTGGGAGGCAGAGTTCTAAGTTTAGAAGGCAGAGAATCAAAACAACCCTTGCCTGCTCTGTACGGCTTTCCCCTACTTGTAGATGGGAAACCAAGTCAGAAGAAAGTCTGAGGTCTACGAATGTAGACAGAAATGCACCGGTGTGGTTTGTACATTCAAAAGCTGAAATTTAGTGGGTCATCTCCTGctagaaaacaacagcagatcTGCACCGTGTCCTCAGTTAACCCTTTGTGTCTTGTCAATCTTTCTTGTGTGAGCCATGGGCGTGTCCGCCCGGGTGACAAGACCTACCAACTGCTCACCGAGTCCCTACACCCACAAACAGAACCACACTTTCTGTTGTCACCGTCTTCCTCTGGGATCCAGCTCTTCTGTTTGCTGCCCCGAGTAACGGCCCTCTCCGTCCCCACCCTGCACACGCCCTGTCCTCACTCTCCTCCCCGAGATCTAGACACTGACATGCCAGACAGAATGAGTGAACTGGTGAGCTGGAGCTCCTGAGATGAATCGCTAAAACCCGCTACTGAACCGAGGTGCAGACAAACCAACTGTCTGCGAGTGTGCCTTAGTTAGAATTTCCACTACTGAGTGTGACGCTTGGATCTGCAGATAAGTTTAACGACTACATTTGTACAGTCATCGTATTTCACGTTTGGATGAAAAATATTGGTTGCACCGTTACAAACTTATCTCCGAGCTCAATGAGTCGCTTTTACTATTAAGTCCACGTTTGCAGTGCCTTTAATGATTGAAGGCTGTAACTGAGACTATCAATACAGTCAGCTTCATAAACACTTTAACAGTGGCATAGTTTTGAGAATTTTTTTCTCAATACCCAGCCACAATGGATCTGAAATGACAAAACCGAGATGTGATTAATATGTAAACTTTCAGCTTTTACTCAAAGGGGTTTTaacagaaatattgcacaaactCTTGATGTTAAAACGGAGCTCCATTTTCACAGACCTAAAAGTAAGTGGAAAATTCTGCACCCTGCAAACCCTGATGTTATTCTGTGGCAGAAGTTCATTCTGAACCCAGAAACAAACAGTTTaaacagacactttattaggtacaccttgcttttgccttcagagctgtctcagttctttgtggcacagattcaacaaggtgctggaaacattcctcacagattttggtccatattagcAGGACAGCACCACACaggtgctgcagatttgtcagctgcacatccatgaggAGAATCTCCGGTTCcaccaccacatcccaaagatgctctattGGAATGAGATCTGGTGACCGCGGAGGCCATATGAGTATAGCAAActcgtcatgttcaagaaactagCTGAAGATGATCCGAGCTTTGCAACATGGCATGTTATGTTATCAGAAGATGTGGTCATAacgggatggacatggtcagcatcaatactcaggtaggctgtggcattgaAACAATGCTCAGTCACTATTATACCAGGACCAGAGTGAACCATTGTTACAAAGCAGGATgggtccatgctttcatgttgctcACACCAAAttgtgaccctaccatccaatcTTCTCTTGTCTAATGCTGCTGATCCTGTGCAAACTGcagcctgtttcctgttcttagctgacaggagtgacactcGTGTGGTCTCCTGCTCATCTCCTGCTCATCTGCTTGaacatttgatgtgttgtgctcTTTGTCATACCTTGGTTGTAGTGAGTGGTTGTTTGATTTACTGTTGTTTTCCAACAGGCTCAAAGCAGCctgcccattctcctctgagctctgcCACCATCAAAGCCAGAGAACTGCttttcagatcattctctgtaaaccccagaaaTGGCTGGgggtgggaaaatcccagacATGTGACCACTAACACTCTTATATTAACTCGGGGACCATTTTGGACATATGACAATCATGGTGACAGTGTAGGATCAGGCGAGCAAGGTCCCAATCCCAGTTTGTTTGCAGACAAACTACAGGCCACCGTggaaatctgctagcaaccaaagcaatcacgaGGAGGTTTTTAGTGCAATACCTTCTTTGCAATCGATTTCACCCAGAGGGAGTGAGCAACATCCAGGAACCACTGCCagccagttggggaatacaaaCTTTTCCTTAAAAACAGGTGGTTGCATCACATTCAATACGGCGGACAAATGTGCGCATGACATCATGTTAGAAACCTCAAAACCTCACAAAGTGACCAATGAGGATATTTTACTAACAAGACCCCCACAAACACTTGTTAATATAAACGGTGAGGACAAAGGACTGCTTGGTCAAATAAATGCATAGAACAAAGGTTTGTAAATTGAAATTTCAGCAGAGATTTGGAAATCAGctaaagataaaataaagatttctttgggaagaaaaatcgcaagttgattccaagtgttgaacttgcatTTAGTTGGTGATTATGACAACACTCAATATGCTGTCTAAAGAGGTTTTAATGCTTGTGAAGGaagctgagaaacaaaaaagaccTGACAGCAGAAAACTTCATCTTAGctcagttacattttatttataaatcacaacagtcgcctcagggtgctttatattgtaaggtaaagaccccacagtaATAACCGCaactcaggtgttccagtcacttccacaggtgcataaaccaagcacctaggcatgcagactgcgtctacaaacatttgtggaagaatgggtcgctctcaggagctcagtgaattccagtgtggtaccgtgataggacgccacctgtgcaacaagtccagttgtgaaatgtcctcactgctaaatattccacagttaaCTGTTAGTGgcattaaaaaagtgaaagcgattgggaacaacagcagagtcagcagatgctgagggtcatagtgcacagaggtcgccaactttctgcaatcactacagacctccaaacttcatgtgaccttcagattagctcaacaGTGTGCAGACAACTTCATGCAATGGTTTTCCACGGCTGAGCAGCTGGATCTAAGCctcacatcaccaagtgcaatgcaaagcatcagatgcagtggtgtaaagcacagccttctcatccaacatcagtgtatGCAtcatgcatgtgaaggcagatgaacgaatacttttggtaatacaGTGAATGAGTTGGGTGAACAGGCTGCATCCCagcacagttagaaaaagagagaacaggTATGGCTGCTTTGGAgaggctgccaggagaaagcctcttctctctaaagagaacatggcagcacagcttagcttTGCAAAGCTGGATCTGAGCAAActacaagaccaaagtggagatatgCAGCCATAATGCCCAGCACCACTTAGGGAAAAAAACCTCACCTCAGACCattgttgggggttttttttttttttttggcaggacAATAAATCATACTATAAAAAAAGCCATTATTGTTAAAACAC
Proteins encoded:
- the LOC115778966 gene encoding interferon regulatory factor 4-like; this encodes MNPEVDYGGSGSSGNGKLRQWLIEQVDCGKYPGLVWENDEKSIFRIPWKHAGKQDYNRDEDAALFKAWALFKGKFREGIDKPDPPTWKTRLRCALNKSNDFEELVERSQLDISDPYKVYRIIPEGAKKRPRQEDSPLSPASFQMHSSYPAVSQMPQYMGSSECGWRDYCQEQASLPELPFSQCPCPSRSLPWQNSSMENGYQLRASIYSYGPAESQPSPFSLDASIRSAEALSDFRLHVSVYYRDTLVREVTTSTPEGCHITPCTPEKHYLTPGGQEVVPLPVESLSPQRRPDECPPSPSASLERGVLLWMRADGLYARRLCPSRVYWQGGPSPYGDKPNKLERDVTCKLLHTQDYLTEFQSYGRPPSRFQVLLNFGDECLDPQRQRRTLTVQVEPLFTRQLLYYAQQPGGHYYRSYEHPGVTEHISASEDYQRAIPHHHSSSLQE